The genome window GGGCAGACAGACTTTACACCACGCCTTGCACCGGCCCCGCTGGAGTCTCCCCACACCCCGCAGGGACCCGTCCCAGGTGGGGCTGCCCATGGctatcccagcactgcccatggctatcccagcactgctcatggctatcccagcactgctcatggctatcccagccccatggctatcccagcactgctcatggctatcccagcactgcccatggctatcccagcactgctcatggctatcccagcactgcccatggctatcccagcactgctcatggctatcccagccccatggctatcccagcactgctcatggctatcccagctctgcccatggctatcccagcactgcccatggctatcccagcactgcccatggctatcccagcactgctcatggctatcccagctctgcccatggctatcccagcactgcccatggctatcccagctctgcccatggctatcccagccccatggctatcccagctctgcccatggctATCCCAGCCCCATGGCTATCCCATTTCTGcccccatcctgacccaaggcCTGCCCAGGTCCCATCCCCGTTCCCCACAAGTCTGGAGCCATGAGCACCCAGAGACTCCCAAATTGTCTCACTGAACTCCACAGAAAACCCCACAGGACATTTTTACAGGGGCAGGGGGATGAGGTAGGGATGAAGAAGCTGGAGAGAACTGGGTGCAATAAACCATTTATTCCTACAAAAACCCCTGTTAAAATCCCAAGTACCACAGCACAGACATCGCTGAATGTTCCTGGCCTCGGGTCCAgcagtaatgattttttttggcttttattttttttttttttaggattatTACAAATAATATTTACCTTTGTGCTGGTTCACATCTTGATGCTGTTAAACACGTGGCCACAGCTGGTTTCCCGCTCAGGGCAGTGATATAGTGCCGGTGTTAtgaagcaaagcctctcctGCGAGCCAGAACACCCCACATTTAAAAACCTATTACTTTTCAATATTCCATGGATGCATTTTGCTCCAGCTCAGAGCAATTTCCTAGTTTACCCTTATTAAATTGagaggggctgagcagaggcTCGTGATTTATGAAACACATACTAGATTCATTAAAACCTTTAAAGATTTAATACATTTTATCAAGGCCTTAAATCTGGGCaaactcctttaaaaaaacaccaactaCAGGGTGTTTTTCATCTCTGGCGCCTTTTGGCGCTTATTTAAGAGCTGTAAAATTTGGATTGACAAATATCATGGatatttcattcctttttcctAAATGGCGCTGAACCCTCCTGCCAGGGTTGTTATATATAACCTCAGAGATCCATCACGAGTAGAGATCAAATCATTCTCCTTTATTGACGCTTTATACATCTCTCACGTGGTTTTTAAGTCCCTTTTCCAGGGTGGTTAAGTTTTCTGGCACACCCCATTTCCTGTGATGGCCCAAACAAGGCCTGGACAGCGAACAGGGGGGTCCGTGTGGGGGGGAGGTCACGGAGGAGACACAAATTCTGTGGctgataaaattaattaaaagaggGGGGAATTGAGGCTGGATATTAGGAGTCAGATCTCCAGGAACATTTGGACAACGCTGCCAGGGACACGgagggattgttggggtgtctgtgcagggcctgGTGTTGGACTGGATTACCCTGTGGGCCTTTACCAGCCGAGCACCTCCTGTGGGAGATGCGGAAATGTGGGACCCGTCCCAGactgtggcagggggtggaatgggatgagtcGCGCTGTCCCTTCCGACACTCAACACTCTGTGCTCGCCTGGGCTCCGGGGGTTCCGCGCCCCAAAATCCCTTGGGGCTGGCGCTGCCGGCGCGGGTGGGTCTCGAACCCGTCACCTCCGGAGCCGCATCCCCGCTCCTCCATCGCCCcctggcggcggcggcggcgcggtcGCGCGGTGATGACGTCAGTGACGCGCCGCCGGTGCCGCCGCCGGTGCCGGGCATGGCCCAGCTCGGCGCCATCGCTGCCCTCGCCCTCGGCGTCGCGGCCGCCGCGCTCCTCTCGGCCGTGCACAAGATCGACGAGGGGCACATCGGTGTCTACTACCGGTGAGACGGGCTCGGCGGGGCCACCTGCGGGGAGAGACCCGGGCCCCGGCCAGCTGCCCCCGCTCACggttccctccctcccctctctcccccgTTCCCTCCGCAGCGGCGGCGCGTTGCTGACTTCTACCAGCGGGCCCGGCTTCCACCTCATGCTGCCCTTCATCACGTCCTACAAGTCagtgcaggtgctgcagggtCCGGGCCCGGGCGGGGCGGGCACCGGGGAAGCCCGGGTGGTCACACGGGGCTGGCTGAGGCTGTGCCCGGCACCGGGGAGCGGCGGCTCTCGGCACGGTCCGGCTGAGCCTTGAGCGAGGGCCCGAGCGAGGCGGGTGCAGCTACTGCTGTGGAAGGTGTCGGGGTGCCCTGGCTTCAGGATTTGTGCCGGGGAGATCCCTCTCTAAAGCCTCTTTTCTTCAATCCCCTCCAGACCACGCTGCAGACGGACGAGGTGAAAAATgtcccgtgtggcaccaggtgAGATGTTCAGTTCTTACTCCCCCCCCCAGCCCTTCATCCTAGCTGGGAGTTCTTCAGACACTGAACTCTTCTGCAGCCCCCAAACTGGGGGCACTTGGAAGCTCTGAGGGGCCTCTCCAGGACAGTgagcccccagtgccaccacccagggctggggggctTGGAGTGTGCTGGGGTGCTGGGCAAGCTGGGGTGGGTCCTACAGCCATCCCACCAGAGGGGAGAGTCCCTCTCGGAGCcactcagcctccagcaaagataattttctgttttctccctttGCAGTGGGGGAGTGATGATTTATTTCGACAGGATTGAGGTGGTGAATTTCCTCATCCAGAGTGCTGGTAAGTCACGGGTTCTGCCCCGGACACACCCGGGGCTGTGCTGCAATGGCAGGAGGTGcagaggctgtggctgtgtttgctggggagccaggctgtgccacagATGTTCCCTGAGCTCAGGGTGTCACCTCTGACCCTGCTCTGCCAGGAATTTGGGGTGTTTATTTTATCTTGCTTTTACCATGTGCATTATCCCAGCccccctgagctctgtgcagcagAGATTGGAGTCACAGGAGTGCAGGGGGAGCCAGGGGGCTGTGAGCACCCAAGGCCTGGGGGTGCTTCAGACCCTTCTGTTCACAGAGCAGGGGACAGATACTGATGAAGGTGCCACAAAGAGTCAGCAGTAAATAAACCTGCCCTATCCAGAGGGTTTGAGGGCAAGGGGGGGGTCCCTCATTTCACAGCCCCTGCACTGGGACTGAGCCCCAGGTTTTCCCTGGTAGTGCTCAgcctcctttccctgctccccttccctccctgctccatccccgtgctctctcctctcccagtgTACGACATCGTCAAGAACTACACGGCTGACTACGACAAGGCTCTCATCTTCAACAAGATCCACCACGAGCTGAACCAGTTCTGCAGTGTCCACACGCTGCAGGAGGTTTACATCGAGCTCTTTGGTGAGCTGCCCCTGGGACTGGTGGTTCTCTGAGGGTTCTCCCTGTGGGCTGTTAGTGCAGAACCCCCAACTGATGGCTTTTATCCATTAATCCCATGTTGGCTCTGCTTGGAGTTGAGGTTCTTAACCAGCTGCCATCATTTATCCCTGTTATCTTTTGGAGCTGAGTGGTTCAATATGTTGCAACAATAAACTCcaaccccagccctgcccttaGCCTCCCTGtagggaagggagcaggaatTCTGTGGcattctctgtgtgtgcagcagctgtGATGGACTGAATCAGTCACAGAATTGTCTGATCCAGATGGAAAAGCCAGGCTGTGGCTCTCTGCTGTTACAGAGAGGCTGAGCAAGCACTCACTGGCTAGAGGTTTGAGGAGCTTTGGGCCATGCCCACAAACCAGGAGTGCTGGCAGGAGCCTGCTGCCCTTCCCAACGGGAAATCGGGGTGACACATGGCAGGAGAGTCTGAGGAAAAGCTGTGGTTTCATGGTAGAACTGGCCCAGGGGCTGCCAATgctcagtgttttgtttctggctCAGGACTGACAGGAAATCCTCCCAGCctttcagcagggctggctgtgggcacagagctgctggggatggTTTGGGGGCCCAGCAGGACAGGGTTTGTGCTGGGAGAGCACGGGGTCTTTGCAGACTCCTGCTCCCTGTTCAAACTAGGCTTTCCAAGCAGCCTGGCTTCCCCTTCCCACATGAGCTGGCCTGGGGCTGGGATCCCCAGTTCCTGCTGGCACTGGATGGGTTCCTGGCCCATGGAGGCTCCAGATGTTGGCAGCTGCTGGTGATGGCTGCTTGAAATGGGCTGAAAGCTCTCACTCTGCACAGAAGGAACTTGTACAAACTCTCTGGAATCCCTAGTCTGAGCTGGCTGGGTCTGGCTCAGGCTCTGCAGTGGGGCACAGCCCCTTTGAGCGGCCTCACGTCACCCTCTGCCCCCACATCTGCCAGCAGGTGCAGGGAACTGATACCAGCTGCTTCCcaaactcctggctgggctTCATTAGGAGCCTGAGTTCCAGATAGCAAACTGGACCAAAGCAAACACTCCAGGAGTGTGATGTGATCCCTCTTAAGGCTCTTACAGTTTGATTTTCCCTCTGCACTTCCCAGCAGGCCCCAGCTGGAAGCACTGCCCTCCTTGGAGCTTTCATCAGAAGAGGGTTTTAGGTTGTGTTTCCTTTTGAAATCCTCAGCTACGCTGGAGTTCTTGGACTCTTTGGGCCAAAGAGACATTACTGATGATTTTTGCAGCTCGTTAAAGTAACTGATGCTGCCATTTCCCATTTCTGCCTTTCCATTTGCTTTGTGTTATGCTGGCACAGGTGCAGGTCAGTCTCAGTCAGGATTTACCTCGTCACTCAGGATCTAGTTGGGAAGTTCAGTGGGAAGGGGGTTAGAGCACAGATTCCTTGGTGGAAAGATGCCGTATCTGGCTCAGGAAGATCCCAGACTGCAGGTGATGGGAAACTGGAGGGTTTGCTTTCATGCCTGCCACGTTCCTGTGGTGTGTCCCAAGGGTTGGTGCTGTTGGTGCTGCCTCAGGGTCAGCCCAGCAGTTCTCCATCCAACTCCCATTTGTACTTTCCAGGAATAAGAAATGTGAGCCATCCCAGCTCACTCTGGGTGCTGACAGCAAACTGCCTTGGGGGATGTttcattcccttttcttttttccccaaccAGATCAAATTGATGAAAATTTGAAACTGGCCTTGCAGCAAGACTTAACCACAATGGCCCCTGGATTAATTATACAGGTAATCAGGATTTGATTGAGATATTGAAGGGGCTGATTATGAAGAGGGGAATGGGctaaaaggaaacaagaaactGAGATTTGTTTAGGAAATTGCTTTACAAAACAGATTTCATTTAACCTGAGGAGTGGGAGCAGTGTCCTTCCTGTCCCCTCACAGTTTTGATGTGTTGAGTTTCTCCTGGAGGTGCTGTGGTTGCTGGTTTGCCCAGGTTACAATCTCCTGTCATGTCAGGAGACCTCTCAGTTCCCTGTGGGTTTTGGGTCTGGGCACAGTTTGTGCAGCTCTGGTGGCAGAGGACACCCCGAGTGCCACCCCCAGTCCCCTGCAGGCCCAGGGGCCACTTGGCTGCTGGCCCATGTTCTCTTGTGTGTGTTTCTCTGCAGGCAGTTCGAGTGACAAAGCCAAACATCCCTGAAACAATCCGGAGGAATTACGAGCTCATGTGAGTGCCTGTGTGTTCCCAAAGAATCCACAAGGACAGATTAACTTGGGATTGAGGGGTCCTGGTGCCCTCAGCCTCgtgctgcctctcctgctgggcaggagcagcactgagcactggCTGGGCCTTCACCCGGACCCCTTGAGCACAGGAATGATTTGTCCTGGGGCTCCTTCCCCCGGGCACTGGCCCCGTGTTCCAGAGCCCTCCCAGAACTGTGGCTGagaggcagagggatggatTTCACCACTAATCCTCTTGTTTGACTGGGATGGAGAAACTGTTGATTCAACAAGCTGAAGACATGCAAAGCTTTGAAATAACTTTCTCTGACAGCACTTGACGTGCTTGATCCCTTTGCAGTGCCCTGAGccagctgcctgctcctgcactgctcatttccctgagcctgctgccagcagcttgtCAGCCAGGACAGGATCCTCTCCTCCCTTCTGCTTCCCCAGCATTGGATGTCACCTTTTGGGCTTGTGGTACATCCTGTGTGGTGTGGTCATGGCAGGAGGCCCCAAACCAGACTGTGTTCTGTTGTCATAAATGCAGCACGATGTGTTGAGAC of Cinclus cinclus chromosome 29, bCinCin1.1, whole genome shotgun sequence contains these proteins:
- the ERLIN2 gene encoding erlin-2; amino-acid sequence: MAQLGAIAALALGVAAAALLSAVHKIDEGHIGVYYRGGALLTSTSGPGFHLMLPFITSYKSVQTTLQTDEVKNVPCGTSGGVMIYFDRIEVVNFLIQSAVYDIVKNYTADYDKALIFNKIHHELNQFCSVHTLQEVYIELFDQIDENLKLALQQDLTTMAPGLIIQAVRVTKPNIPETIRRNYELMESEKTKLLIAAQKQKVVEKEAETERKKALIEAEKIAQVAEITYGQKVMEKETEKRISEIEDAAFLAREKARADAECYTAMKVAEANKLKLTPEYLQLMKYKAIAANSKIYFGKDIPNMFMDSAGSQSRSAEGLAEGIQEEDGAGTSEDIKLLHNIN